The Halogeometricum rufum genome has a segment encoding these proteins:
- a CDS encoding electron transfer flavoprotein subunit beta/FixA family protein — MDTLVLTKGVPDFREGKVSFDEDGHLERGKTPTVMNPNDEHALRAALQTRVRHGGTVSVMSMGPPGYKEVLQEAMESAYADDLYLVSDREMAAADTWATAITLSAAIEKMGVPDLVFAGFKTADGETGHTGPQTCWCLDMPLVTHVVALDVDEEAGRLRAKRLVEGDIAEMETVETDLPAFVVADPEFEPSYRTAGDRLTLKDLRETARERAADYEDALTVWDHADINVDPDYIGLDGSPTIVSSVDPIPKPPAEREATMVAPDDAEGMESVLDEMRPFAGDAAAAGGD, encoded by the coding sequence ATGGACACACTCGTGTTGACGAAAGGCGTCCCCGACTTCCGAGAGGGGAAAGTCTCGTTCGACGAGGACGGACACCTCGAACGCGGGAAGACGCCGACGGTGATGAATCCGAACGACGAACACGCGCTTCGGGCGGCGTTGCAGACGCGCGTCCGCCACGGCGGCACCGTCTCGGTGATGAGCATGGGGCCGCCGGGGTACAAGGAGGTGCTGCAGGAGGCGATGGAGTCGGCGTACGCGGACGACCTCTACCTCGTCTCCGACCGCGAGATGGCCGCCGCCGACACGTGGGCGACGGCGATTACGCTCAGCGCCGCCATCGAGAAGATGGGCGTCCCGGACCTCGTCTTCGCGGGGTTCAAGACGGCCGACGGGGAGACAGGCCACACCGGCCCGCAGACGTGCTGGTGCCTCGACATGCCCCTCGTCACCCACGTCGTCGCCCTCGACGTGGACGAGGAGGCGGGGCGACTCCGCGCGAAACGACTCGTGGAGGGCGACATCGCGGAGATGGAAACGGTGGAGACGGACCTGCCGGCGTTCGTCGTCGCCGACCCGGAGTTCGAACCCTCCTACCGGACCGCCGGCGACCGACTCACGCTGAAGGACCTGCGAGAGACGGCGCGCGAACGCGCCGCCGACTACGAGGACGCACTGACCGTCTGGGACCACGCCGACATCAACGTGGACCCCGACTACATCGGCCTCGACGGGTCGCCGACCATCGTCTCCTCGGTGGACCCCATCCCGAAACCGCCCGCCGAACGCGAGGCGACGATGGTAGCGCCCGACGACGCCGAGGGGATGGAGTCCGTTCTGGACGAGATGCGACCGTTCGCGGGCGACGCCGCGGCCGCGGGGGGTGACTGA
- a CDS encoding 4Fe-4S dicluster domain-containing protein yields the protein MPIDPNFETNREKVDEEDGVAVWGPVDPPEKLGIHGTHVAVDFDICIGDGACLEDCPVDVFSWVDTPDHPESDVKVQPAREDQCIDCMLCVDVCPVDAIDVDPGRAGRV from the coding sequence ATGCCGATTGACCCGAACTTCGAGACGAACCGCGAGAAGGTGGACGAAGAGGACGGCGTGGCGGTGTGGGGACCGGTGGACCCGCCGGAGAAACTGGGTATTCACGGCACACACGTCGCCGTGGACTTCGACATCTGCATCGGCGACGGCGCCTGTCTCGAAGACTGCCCGGTGGACGTGTTCTCGTGGGTCGATACGCCCGACCACCCCGAGTCCGACGTGAAGGTCCAACCCGCCCGCGAGGACCAGTGTATCGACTGCATGCTCTGCGTCGACGTCTGTCCGGTCGACGCGATAGACGTGGACCCCGGCCGCGCGGGCCGCGTCTGA
- a CDS encoding sensor histidine kinase has translation MSDRGMGDGGADPHPPELYRTLVEDSNDVATIIDSDGRMTYVSPAVRRVLGFDPEELIGEVGFEYQHPDDREAVAEKMAALRADPDEPQTVEVRFERADGSWCWIESTMRNRLDDDAVGGFLVNSRDITARKERERRRKKLAEEYNALLENSDDAIFLLDADSSGDDVEFRFSRLSPGYVAQTGLTTDEVRDKTPREVFGDERGAELETNYRRCVEAGGPISYQEELSLAEGARFWQTSIAPVVVEGTVVRVVGIARNITERVEREQEIRRKNDRLDEFASVISHDVRNPLNVAQGRTALLREESESEHLEPLANSLDRIESIIGDTLILAREGNTVGEQSAFGLTDLVTHCWEMVDAGDATLEIEDELSIRGDRNRLQHVFENLFRNAVEHGGAGVTVTVGRAGTDGFSVADDGPGIPAEERDTIFGPGQKLSSGGTGFGLTIVKRIAEAHGWQVAVTEGRQGGARFEFSGVELV, from the coding sequence ATGAGCGACCGCGGGATGGGGGACGGTGGAGCCGACCCTCACCCTCCCGAACTGTACCGGACACTCGTCGAAGACTCGAACGACGTCGCCACGATAATCGACTCGGACGGCAGGATGACGTACGTGAGTCCCGCCGTGCGGCGGGTCCTCGGCTTCGACCCCGAGGAACTGATCGGCGAAGTCGGCTTCGAGTACCAGCATCCGGACGACAGAGAAGCCGTCGCGGAGAAGATGGCAGCGCTTCGTGCCGACCCCGACGAACCGCAGACCGTCGAGGTTCGCTTCGAGCGAGCCGACGGCTCGTGGTGCTGGATCGAGTCGACGATGCGGAATCGACTCGACGACGACGCCGTCGGCGGCTTCCTCGTGAACAGTCGAGACATCACCGCGCGCAAAGAACGCGAGAGGCGGCGGAAGAAGCTCGCCGAGGAGTACAACGCCCTGCTGGAGAACTCCGACGACGCGATTTTCCTCCTCGACGCGGACTCGTCGGGAGACGACGTCGAGTTTCGCTTCAGCCGTCTCAGCCCCGGGTACGTGGCGCAGACGGGGCTGACGACGGACGAGGTCCGGGACAAGACGCCGCGGGAGGTGTTCGGCGACGAACGCGGCGCCGAACTCGAAACGAACTACCGCCGGTGCGTGGAGGCCGGCGGACCCATCTCTTATCAGGAGGAACTCTCGCTGGCCGAGGGTGCGCGGTTCTGGCAGACGAGCATCGCTCCCGTCGTCGTCGAGGGAACAGTCGTCCGCGTCGTCGGTATCGCTCGAAACATCACCGAACGGGTCGAGCGAGAGCAGGAGATCAGACGGAAGAACGACCGTCTCGACGAGTTCGCCAGCGTCATCTCCCACGACGTCCGGAACCCGTTGAACGTCGCGCAAGGACGGACCGCGTTGCTACGGGAGGAGTCGGAGAGCGAGCACCTCGAACCGCTCGCGAACTCACTGGACCGCATCGAGTCGATAATCGGAGACACGCTGATCCTCGCCAGAGAGGGGAACACGGTCGGCGAACAGTCGGCGTTCGGGCTGACGGACCTGGTCACTCACTGCTGGGAGATGGTGGACGCCGGCGACGCGACGCTCGAAATCGAAGACGAACTCTCGATTCGAGGCGACCGGAACCGCCTGCAACACGTCTTCGAGAACCTGTTTCGGAACGCCGTCGAGCACGGCGGTGCCGGTGTGACGGTCACGGTCGGACGGGCCGGGACGGACGGCTTCTCCGTCGCGGACGACGGGCCGGGCATCCCCGCCGAGGAACGCGACACAATCTTCGGCCCCGGACAGAAGCTGTCGTCCGGCGGAACCGGGTTCGGCCTGACCATCGTGAAGCGCATCGCCGAGGCACACGGGTGGCAGGTCGCCGTGACAGAGGGGCGACAGGGCGGCGCCAGATTCGAATTCAGCGGCGTGGAGTTAGTCTGA
- a CDS encoding DUF456 domain-containing protein, producing MDIYALVAIALAVVGVVGVVVPLLPGALLSVAGALLYWWSTGYTDPSLPVLAALVFVGVLTVVLDYFGGAIAARAGGASSLTTGAAVVVGLVLLVVTGPVGFLLGIAATVFAVEFYRNEDAEASVRVALYATVGVLASTVVQVLLTSAMLVVLVLAVLF from the coding sequence GTGGACATCTACGCACTCGTCGCCATCGCACTCGCCGTCGTCGGCGTCGTCGGCGTCGTCGTCCCCCTCCTCCCGGGCGCCCTCCTCTCCGTCGCGGGCGCCCTCCTCTACTGGTGGTCGACGGGCTACACCGACCCCTCGCTCCCGGTGCTCGCCGCCCTCGTGTTCGTCGGGGTCCTGACCGTGGTGCTCGACTACTTCGGCGGGGCCATCGCGGCGCGGGCGGGCGGCGCGTCGTCGCTCACGACGGGCGCCGCCGTCGTCGTCGGCCTCGTCCTCCTCGTCGTGACGGGACCCGTCGGCTTCCTCCTCGGCATCGCCGCGACGGTGTTCGCCGTCGAGTTCTACCGCAACGAGGACGCCGAAGCGAGCGTCCGCGTCGCCCTCTACGCCACGGTGGGCGTTCTCGCCTCGACGGTGGTGCAGGTGCTACTCACCTCCGCGATGCTCGTCGTCCTCGTCCTCGCCGTCCTGTTCTGA
- a CDS encoding cyclase family protein, which translates to MPVEASMPTYPGDPPVSVTPHATHESDGYRVSRLELGTHAGTHVDAPAHTERDGATLGSVPVDRFRFDARLVDCRDVGANGTIGPDRLPETDAEMLVFRTGWDAEWGTDRMVDHPALAPETADRCAERGHHVGIDALSPDPTGGEGVPAHRALLGAGLLIVENLTELGDVPDRFELLAFPLKVDADGAPVRAVARV; encoded by the coding sequence ATGCCGGTGGAGGCGTCGATGCCGACGTACCCCGGCGACCCCCCGGTGTCGGTGACGCCGCACGCGACGCACGAGTCGGACGGCTACCGCGTCTCGCGACTCGAACTCGGCACGCACGCGGGGACGCACGTCGACGCTCCGGCCCACACCGAACGCGACGGGGCGACGCTCGGGTCGGTCCCGGTCGACCGGTTCCGCTTCGACGCCCGCCTCGTGGACTGCCGCGACGTGGGCGCGAACGGGACTATCGGCCCCGACAGACTGCCCGAGACGGACGCGGAGATGCTCGTCTTCCGGACGGGGTGGGACGCCGAGTGGGGGACCGACCGGATGGTCGACCACCCCGCCCTCGCGCCCGAGACGGCTGACCGGTGCGCCGAACGCGGCCACCACGTCGGCATCGACGCGCTCAGTCCCGACCCGACGGGCGGCGAGGGCGTCCCCGCCCACCGCGCGCTCCTCGGCGCGGGACTGCTGATAGTCGAGAACCTCACCGAACTCGGCGACGTGCCCGACCGGTTCGAGTTGCTGGCGTTCCCGCTGAAGGTGGACGCCGACGGCGCGCCGGTCCGGGCCGTCGCGCGGGTGTGA
- a CDS encoding CoA-acylating methylmalonate-semialdehyde dehydrogenase, with product MERELQAARNRVGGEWVDPSRDGQSVENPATAEAIGRVGFSDEADVDDAVTAAVEAFESWRETPVEDRVQPLFRLKSLLEDEQDELAELLVREHGKTLAEARGEIRRGIENVEVACGVPTTMQAGHLANAAPGIDETAVREPLGVFAAVTPFNFPAMIPLWFLPYAVATGNAFVLKPSERDPYTPTRIVELAAEAGFPDGVVNLVHGDATAVDALCEHPDVEGVSFVGSTPVAKHVYETAAANGKRVQAQGGAKNHVVVSATADLETAVEGTLGSAFANSGQRCLANPVAVVVDSVYDEFAARLADRARSMVVGDGLDEATEMGPLTTAAHRDRVADYVETGVEDGAELLVDGREAETPATGHYLGPTVFGDVPTDSALVGEEIFGPILALVRVPDFETAIATVNESRYGNAASLFTTSGAEAKRFRHEADPGNLGVNVGTAAPMAFFHFGGAKESFFGDLHAQGDDAIRFYTDETVYIERWPDR from the coding sequence ATGGAACGAGAGTTGCAGGCGGCGCGGAACCGCGTCGGCGGCGAATGGGTCGACCCCTCGCGCGACGGACAGTCCGTCGAGAACCCGGCGACGGCGGAGGCCATCGGTCGCGTCGGCTTCAGCGACGAGGCGGACGTGGACGACGCGGTGACGGCCGCCGTCGAGGCGTTCGAGTCGTGGCGCGAGACGCCCGTCGAGGACCGAGTCCAGCCGCTGTTTCGCCTGAAGTCGCTGCTGGAGGACGAACAGGACGAACTCGCGGAACTGCTGGTGCGCGAACACGGCAAGACGCTGGCGGAGGCGCGCGGCGAGATACGGCGCGGCATCGAGAACGTCGAAGTCGCCTGCGGCGTGCCGACGACGATGCAGGCGGGCCACCTCGCGAACGCCGCGCCGGGCATCGACGAGACGGCGGTGCGGGAACCGCTGGGCGTGTTCGCCGCCGTCACACCGTTCAACTTCCCGGCGATGATTCCGCTGTGGTTCCTCCCGTACGCCGTCGCCACCGGCAACGCGTTCGTCCTGAAGCCGAGCGAACGCGACCCGTACACCCCCACGCGAATCGTCGAACTGGCCGCGGAGGCGGGCTTCCCCGACGGCGTCGTCAACCTCGTCCACGGCGACGCGACGGCGGTGGACGCGCTCTGCGAACACCCCGACGTCGAGGGCGTCTCGTTCGTCGGCAGTACGCCCGTGGCGAAGCACGTCTACGAGACGGCCGCCGCGAACGGCAAGCGCGTGCAGGCGCAGGGCGGCGCGAAGAACCACGTCGTCGTCTCCGCGACGGCGGACCTCGAAACCGCCGTCGAGGGGACGCTCGGGTCGGCGTTCGCCAACTCCGGGCAGCGCTGTCTGGCGAACCCCGTCGCCGTCGTCGTCGACTCGGTGTACGACGAGTTCGCCGCGCGCCTCGCCGACCGCGCCCGGTCGATGGTCGTCGGCGACGGACTGGACGAGGCGACGGAGATGGGACCGCTGACCACCGCCGCCCACCGCGACAGGGTCGCGGACTACGTCGAGACGGGCGTCGAAGACGGGGCAGAACTCCTCGTGGACGGCCGCGAGGCCGAGACGCCCGCGACGGGTCACTACCTCGGACCCACCGTGTTCGGCGACGTGCCGACGGACTCCGCGCTGGTCGGCGAGGAGATATTCGGGCCGATACTGGCGCTGGTCCGCGTGCCGGACTTCGAGACGGCGATAGCGACGGTGAACGAGTCGCGGTACGGCAACGCGGCGAGTCTGTTCACCACGTCGGGCGCGGAGGCCAAGCGCTTCCGGCACGAGGCCGACCCCGGCAACCTCGGCGTCAACGTCGGCACCGCCGCGCCGATGGCGTTCTTCCACTTCGGGGGCGCCAAGGAGTCGTTCTTCGGCGACTTGCACGCGCAGGGCGACGACGCGATTCGCTTCTACACGGACGAGACGGTGTACATCGAACGGTGGCCGGACCGGTGA
- a CDS encoding glutamate--tRNA ligase, with protein sequence MDDELRERVERAAEKHALLNAVKYDSDADVGAVMGPLMGENPDFRPHGDEIPGVVGGVVARVNDLPPAEKRERLEELAPEELAEMEAEDEGDDRVLPDLPNVDAYDEVRMRAAPNPNGPWHIGHARMPAVIGTYKEIYDGSFVVRFDDTDPETKRPDLDAYDAILEDVDYLGFEPDEVITASDRMETYYDHAREVIEMGGAYTCSCSGEAFSELKNAAEPCPHRNKDVETTREEFEAMVAGEYSSGEMVLRVKTDIEHKNPALRDWVAFRMVDTPHPRPEAEDYRCWPMLDFQSAVDDHLTGVTHIIRGIDLQDSAKRQGFLYDYFGWEYPEVVHWGHVQVDAYDVKMSTSTIKRKIEAGELDGWDDPRAPTIKSLRRRGIRGSAIVDAMLELGTSTSDVDLSMTAIYANNRDVVDDEANRYFLVREGEEFAVEGGPDAGHPALHPDHEDRGDRTVPAAGGVVVEPADVPADGERVWLKGYGCVRREDDALVHTDDGIDVVRSGDVDVVHWAPAADNVPVRMRTMEGDVTGVAEPDFAETEVDDVVQFERIGFVRVDSVARATEQSSDGQSRDGHGDNSPDAADEESVVYWAHE encoded by the coding sequence ATGGACGACGAGTTACGAGAGCGCGTCGAGCGAGCGGCGGAGAAGCACGCCCTCCTCAACGCGGTCAAGTACGACAGCGACGCCGACGTGGGGGCGGTCATGGGACCGCTGATGGGCGAGAACCCCGACTTCAGGCCGCACGGCGACGAGATTCCGGGCGTCGTGGGCGGCGTCGTCGCCCGCGTGAACGACCTCCCGCCCGCGGAGAAGCGCGAGCGACTGGAGGAGTTGGCCCCCGAGGAACTGGCGGAGATGGAGGCCGAAGACGAGGGGGACGACCGGGTGCTCCCCGACCTGCCGAACGTCGATGCGTACGACGAGGTGCGGATGCGCGCCGCGCCGAACCCGAACGGGCCGTGGCACATCGGCCACGCCCGGATGCCCGCCGTCATCGGGACGTACAAGGAGATATACGACGGGTCGTTCGTCGTCCGCTTCGACGACACCGACCCCGAGACGAAGCGCCCCGACCTGGACGCCTACGACGCCATCTTGGAGGACGTCGACTACCTCGGCTTCGAACCGGACGAGGTCATCACGGCGTCCGACCGCATGGAGACGTACTACGACCACGCCCGCGAGGTCATCGAGATGGGCGGGGCGTACACCTGTTCGTGTTCGGGCGAGGCGTTCTCGGAACTGAAGAACGCGGCCGAACCCTGTCCCCACCGCAACAAGGACGTGGAGACGACCCGCGAGGAGTTCGAGGCGATGGTCGCCGGCGAGTACTCCTCCGGCGAGATGGTCCTCCGCGTCAAGACCGACATCGAGCACAAGAACCCCGCCCTGCGCGACTGGGTGGCGTTCCGGATGGTGGACACGCCGCACCCGCGCCCGGAGGCCGAAGACTACCGCTGCTGGCCGATGCTCGACTTCCAGTCGGCCGTCGACGACCACCTCACCGGCGTCACGCACATCATCCGCGGCATCGACCTGCAGGACTCCGCGAAGCGACAGGGGTTCCTCTACGACTACTTCGGCTGGGAGTACCCCGAAGTCGTCCACTGGGGGCACGTGCAGGTGGACGCCTACGACGTGAAGATGTCCACCTCGACCATCAAACGGAAGATAGAGGCGGGCGAACTCGACGGCTGGGACGACCCGCGCGCGCCGACCATCAAGAGCCTCCGCCGCCGCGGCATCCGCGGGTCGGCCATCGTGGACGCGATGCTCGAACTCGGCACGTCCACCTCCGACGTCGACCTGTCGATGACGGCCATCTACGCGAACAACCGCGACGTGGTGGACGACGAGGCGAACCGCTACTTCCTCGTCCGCGAGGGCGAGGAGTTCGCCGTCGAGGGCGGCCCGGACGCGGGCCACCCCGCGCTCCACCCGGACCACGAGGACCGCGGCGACCGGACCGTCCCCGCCGCGGGCGGCGTCGTCGTCGAACCGGCTGACGTGCCCGCGGACGGCGAACGCGTCTGGCTGAAGGGCTACGGGTGCGTCCGCCGCGAGGACGACGCCCTCGTCCACACCGACGACGGCATCGACGTGGTCCGTTCGGGCGACGTGGACGTGGTTCACTGGGCGCCCGCCGCGGACAACGTCCCCGTCCGGATGCGGACGATGGAGGGCGACGTGACGGGCGTCGCCGAACCGGACTTCGCGGAGACCGAGGTGGACGACGTGGTGCAGTTCGAGCGAATCGGGTTCGTTCGGGTAGACAGCGTGGCGCGGGCCACGGAACAGTCGAGCGACGGGCAGTCGCGAGACGGCCACGGTGACAACTCGCCCGACGCGGCGGACGAGGAGTCCGTCGTCTACTGGGCGCACGAGTAA
- the idsA3 gene encoding geranylfarnesyl diphosphate synthase has product MSSEATEERVLDAVRARRELVNEALDEDVPMSEPERLYEATRYLLQAGGKRLRPTVTLLTAEALADVEPLSEEYRSFPALDGSDLDVMAAAASIEVIQSFTLIHDDIMDDDDLRRGVPAVHKEYDTETAILAGDTLYAKAFELMTQTGADPQDGLEAVRLLATTCTKICEGQAFDIEFENRTEVLPDEYLDMIELKTAVLYGAAASTAAVLMGADDETVEALYRYGIDSGCAFQIQDDVLDLTVPSEKLGKQRGSDLVENKETLITLHARQQGVDVDGLVTADTVDGVTEDAVDAAVGELNDAGSIDYARDKAQELTDRAKSHLEVLPDNEARSLLEDIADYLITRGY; this is encoded by the coding sequence ATGAGTTCGGAAGCGACGGAGGAGCGAGTGCTCGACGCGGTACGGGCACGGCGGGAACTCGTCAACGAGGCTCTCGACGAGGACGTCCCGATGTCGGAACCGGAGCGCCTCTACGAGGCGACGCGCTACCTGCTCCAGGCGGGCGGGAAGCGCCTCCGGCCGACGGTCACGCTCCTCACCGCCGAGGCGCTCGCGGACGTCGAACCGCTCTCGGAGGAGTACCGGTCGTTCCCCGCGCTCGACGGTTCGGACCTCGACGTGATGGCCGCCGCCGCGAGCATCGAGGTCATCCAGTCGTTCACACTCATCCACGACGACATCATGGACGACGACGACCTCCGTCGCGGCGTCCCCGCGGTCCACAAGGAGTACGACACCGAGACGGCCATCCTCGCGGGCGACACGCTCTACGCGAAGGCGTTCGAGCTGATGACGCAGACGGGCGCGGACCCGCAGGACGGCCTCGAGGCCGTCCGCCTCCTCGCGACGACCTGTACGAAGATATGCGAGGGGCAGGCGTTCGACATCGAGTTCGAGAACCGGACCGAGGTGCTGCCCGACGAGTACCTCGACATGATCGAACTGAAGACGGCCGTCCTCTACGGCGCGGCGGCGTCGACGGCCGCGGTGCTGATGGGCGCCGACGACGAGACGGTGGAGGCGCTCTACCGCTACGGCATCGACTCCGGCTGCGCGTTCCAGATTCAGGACGACGTGCTCGACCTGACCGTCCCCTCCGAGAAACTCGGCAAGCAGCGCGGGTCCGACCTCGTCGAGAACAAGGAGACGCTCATCACCCTGCACGCGAGACAGCAGGGCGTCGACGTGGACGGCCTCGTCACCGCCGACACCGTCGACGGGGTCACCGAAGACGCCGTCGACGCCGCCGTCGGCGAACTGAACGACGCCGGCTCCATCGACTACGCCCGCGACAAGGCGCAGGAACTCACCGACCGGGCCAAGAGCCACCTCGAGGTCCTCCCGGACAACGAGGCGCGGTCGCTGCTGGAAGACATCGCGGACTACCTCATCACCCGCGGCTACTGA
- a CDS encoding ribonuclease J, with translation MEIEIATIGGYEEVGRQMTAVRAGNDVVVFDMGLNLSQVLIHDNVETEKMHSLDLIDMGAIPDDRVMSDLEGDVQAIVPTHGHLDHIGAISKLAHRYDAPVVASPFTIELVKQQVEGENKFNVGNDLVKMEAGETMSIGDSGNVELEFVHVTHSIIDAINPVLHTPEGAVVYGLDKRMDHSPVIQDPIDMERFREIGREGNGVLCYIEDCTNAGRKGRTPSESVARKHLEDTIRSIEDYDGGIVATTFSSHVSRVSSIVEFAKDIGRQPVLLGRSMEKYSGTAERLGFVDFPDDVGMYGHRKSVDRTFKRIMKEGKEKYLPIVTGHQGEPRAMLTRMGRGETPYELEDGDKVLFSARVIPEPTNEGQRYQSERLLKMQGARIYDEIHVSGHLREEGHYQMLDALQPQHVIPAHQNLKGFSPYVDLCESQGYALGRDLHVTRNGNMIQLVE, from the coding sequence ATGGAAATCGAAATTGCAACCATCGGCGGTTACGAAGAAGTCGGTCGACAGATGACGGCGGTCCGCGCAGGAAACGACGTCGTCGTCTTCGACATGGGCCTGAACCTGAGTCAGGTCCTCATCCACGACAACGTGGAGACCGAGAAGATGCACAGCCTCGACCTCATCGACATGGGCGCCATCCCGGACGACCGGGTGATGTCCGACCTCGAGGGCGACGTGCAGGCCATCGTGCCGACGCACGGCCACCTCGACCACATCGGCGCCATCTCGAAACTGGCCCACCGCTACGACGCTCCCGTCGTCGCGTCGCCGTTCACCATCGAACTGGTGAAACAGCAGGTCGAAGGGGAGAACAAGTTCAACGTCGGCAACGACCTCGTGAAGATGGAGGCCGGCGAGACGATGTCCATCGGGGACTCCGGCAACGTCGAACTCGAGTTCGTCCACGTCACCCACTCCATCATCGACGCCATCAACCCCGTCCTCCACACGCCCGAGGGGGCCGTCGTCTACGGCCTCGACAAGCGCATGGACCACTCGCCGGTCATCCAGGACCCCATCGACATGGAGCGGTTCCGCGAGATCGGTCGCGAGGGCAACGGCGTCCTCTGTTACATCGAGGACTGCACGAACGCGGGTCGGAAGGGCCGAACGCCCTCCGAGTCCGTCGCGCGCAAGCACCTCGAAGACACCATCCGCTCCATCGAGGACTACGACGGCGGCATCGTCGCCACGACGTTCTCCTCGCACGTCTCCCGGGTCTCCTCCATCGTCGAGTTCGCCAAGGACATCGGCCGTCAGCCCGTCCTGCTCGGCCGGTCGATGGAGAAGTACTCCGGCACCGCCGAGCGCCTCGGCTTCGTCGACTTCCCCGACGACGTGGGGATGTACGGACACCGCAAGTCCGTCGACCGGACGTTCAAGCGCATCATGAAGGAGGGCAAGGAGAAGTACCTCCCCATCGTCACCGGTCACCAGGGCGAACCGCGCGCGATGCTCACGCGGATGGGCCGCGGCGAGACGCCGTACGAACTGGAGGACGGCGACAAGGTGCTGTTCTCGGCGCGGGTCATCCCCGAACCGACGAACGAGGGCCAGCGCTACCAGTCCGAGCGACTCCTGAAGATGCAGGGAGCGCGCATCTACGACGAGATTCACGTCTCGGGGCACCTCCGCGAGGAGGGCCACTACCAGATGCTCGACGCCCTGCAGCCCCAGCACGTCATCCCCGCCCACCAGAACCTCAAGGGCTTCTCGCCGTACGTGGACCTGTGTGAGTCGCAGGGGTACGCGCTGGGACGCGACCTCCACGTCACCCGTAACGGCAACATGATCCAACTGGTGGAGTGA
- a CDS encoding sensor histidine kinase, translating into MDTGRLIQEVEDDPFAYLPVMVVVSRPDEDGVPVIEDCNDRFVERLGYDREAVVGTRVAEFYTAESAAEHLDGAYERARDGDYDREERDLVTDDGSVVSTVVRATPRRVDGEAVGTVGVFVDVTRQKLREQHVNVLNRVMRHNIRNDLNVLHGHAEMLAEHDDDDVVESARVVGRTVERWLSLTEKATEIERLFEETPDRSASLRDLLRETQTAVELGWPAATVGVEPPSEDVHVSERLAVVLEELCENGVKHADVERPAVRVDAARVEEEWVELRVTDEGPGIPDHERTVLRNGEETALVHGSGMGLWLVRTVVRRIGGRLRVRDAPDGSGSTVVVSVPVVDPDGADG; encoded by the coding sequence ATGGACACGGGACGGTTGATACAGGAGGTGGAAGACGACCCGTTCGCGTACCTCCCGGTGATGGTGGTCGTGAGCCGCCCCGACGAGGACGGCGTCCCGGTGATAGAGGACTGCAACGACCGGTTCGTCGAGCGACTCGGCTACGACCGCGAGGCCGTCGTCGGAACGCGCGTTGCCGAGTTCTACACCGCTGAGTCCGCGGCCGAGCATCTGGACGGCGCGTACGAACGCGCGCGAGACGGCGACTACGACAGGGAGGAACGGGACCTCGTCACCGACGACGGCAGCGTCGTCTCCACCGTCGTCCGCGCGACGCCGCGGCGCGTGGACGGCGAGGCCGTCGGCACCGTCGGCGTGTTCGTCGACGTGACCAGACAGAAACTCCGCGAACAGCACGTGAACGTCCTCAACCGCGTGATGCGCCACAACATCCGCAACGACCTGAACGTCCTCCACGGACACGCGGAGATGCTCGCGGAACACGACGACGACGACGTCGTCGAATCCGCGCGAGTGGTCGGTCGAACCGTCGAGCGGTGGCTTTCGCTGACGGAGAAGGCGACGGAGATAGAGCGACTGTTCGAGGAGACGCCCGACCGGTCGGCGTCGCTCCGTGACCTCCTCCGCGAGACGCAGACGGCGGTCGAACTCGGGTGGCCCGCCGCGACGGTCGGCGTCGAACCGCCGAGCGAGGACGTCCACGTCTCCGAGCGACTGGCCGTCGTCCTCGAAGAACTCTGCGAGAACGGCGTCAAGCACGCCGACGTCGAGAGACCGGCCGTCCGGGTGGACGCCGCGCGCGTCGAGGAGGAGTGGGTCGAACTGCGGGTCACCGACGAGGGGCCGGGCATCCCCGACCACGAGCGGACCGTCCTGCGCAACGGCGAGGAGACGGCGCTGGTCCACGGGAGCGGGATGGGCCTGTGGCTGGTGCGAACCGTCGTCCGACGAATCGGTGGCCGCCTCCGGGTGCGAGACGCACCGGACGGGTCCGGGAGCACCGTCGTCGTCTCCGTGCCCGTCGTCGACCCCGACGGTGCGGACGGTTGA
- a CDS encoding LSM domain-containing protein, with protein sequence MSGRPLDVLEASLEETVTVNLKDGSSYHGTLAGYDQHMNVVLEAPPEEDEQILGEIEVTPVEDTTIIRGDNVVTIKA encoded by the coding sequence ATGAGCGGACGACCCCTCGACGTACTCGAGGCTTCGCTGGAAGAAACCGTGACCGTCAACCTGAAAGACGGGAGTTCGTACCACGGCACTCTGGCGGGCTACGACCAGCACATGAACGTGGTTCTCGAAGCGCCGCCGGAGGAGGACGAGCAGATCCTCGGCGAAATCGAGGTCACGCCGGTTGAAGACACAACGATTATACGCGGCGATAACGTCGTCACAATCAAAGCATGA